Below is a genomic region from Halodesulfovibrio sp..
GGGTGGAAAGTTGCAACAAGTCCAATTTGTTACAAATTAGAAGTGCCTTATTAAAATGGGCAGCCAAAAAAGGAAATAGCTGTGTACACCGATGATAGTAGCAGAACAGGCGCAATTGCTGCTGTTTGTGCTTTCGTTTTTTGGGGGATGGCACCTGTATATTGGAAACAGGTTGCACATGTCCCTGCATTTGAAGTGTTGTGCCACAGGATTTTGTGGTCTCTTTTTTTTGTAGGAGCTTTGCTGACGTTCCGCTCTGGTTGGGGAACCTTCAAAGCTATTTTTTCTTCTAAAAAAACAATGTTTCTTCTTACCCTTAGCGGGCTTTTAGTTGGTGCTAACTGGGGGCTGTATATCTGGGCTGTAAACAGTGATATGGTACTGCAAACGAGCCTTGGATACTATATTACGCCGCTTGTGAGTATGCTTTTAGGTGTGGGTGTTTTTAAAGATACAATTCGCCCTATCCAACTGTGTGCGGTACTGCTGGTTGTAGCAGGGGTGGGCACAGAACTTTTGATGCTAGGTGAGCTTCCGTGGGTTTCTTTGGTGCTGGCAATTTCTTTCGCTTTGTATGGGCTAATGAGAAAACTTGCTAACGTAGAGTCTCTAGCGGGGTTGATGTTTGAGACAGTTCTGTTGATTCCGTTTGTGCTGTATTATCTGATTAGTATAGAATTACAGGGTACAGCGTCATTTATGCATGTAAACGCACTTACAGATATGTATCTTGTAGGTGCCGGTATTATTACCTCGCTGCCGCTTGTGTGGTTTGCGTATGCTGCATGTAGGCTTCGTCTGACAACTCTTGGGCTTCTGCAATATATTTCTCCGAGTCTGGCTTTTTTACAGGGCGTTTTCTTGTTTAACGAGCCGTTTTCTATGGGGCATCTGTTTACGTTTATGTTTATCTGGAGTGCTCTTGCGCTATATTCTGGCGAGGGGTGGTTGCAGCGCTCGCGGCAATCGCTGCATGCGGAAAAAGTCTAGTACGCCATTACTAACTGTTTTTATGCAGATAGCGGTTTCGGTATACGACTTTAATCGAATTGATTTTGTATAAAAAACATGCGTATGATGTTGTCTTCTCGTTTTAACTTGGCAACAAAATAGGGGATGTGATGTTTTTTGATAAATTTTCCATCAATGGAATGACCGTACCAAACAGGCTTGTTCGGTCTGCAACATGGGAAGGGCTTGCTTCTGATGAAGGTTTCGTAACACCAGCCCTTGAAGAAGTTATGCTTGATCTGGTCAACGGCGGTGTCGGTATGATTATTACTGGACATATGTTTGTTGCAGAACAGGGACGCGCTGGTGTGCGTCAGTTAGCCGTTCATTCAGAAGAATGTATTAGCGGTCTGCGTTCAATGGTTAAACGTATTCATGATAAGAACGGTGTGGTTGTGGCACAACTTGCCCATGCGGGCGGTCAGGCTGCACAGGACATAACCGGCATGCCTGCATTGGGACCAAGCTGTTTTACACGGACAGATGGTTCGCTTTGTGGGGAAATGACAGAAAATGATATCGATGCCATGGTGAGCGCATTTC
It encodes:
- the rarD gene encoding EamA family transporter RarD, whose amino-acid sequence is MYTDDSSRTGAIAAVCAFVFWGMAPVYWKQVAHVPAFEVLCHRILWSLFFVGALLTFRSGWGTFKAIFSSKKTMFLLTLSGLLVGANWGLYIWAVNSDMVLQTSLGYYITPLVSMLLGVGVFKDTIRPIQLCAVLLVVAGVGTELLMLGELPWVSLVLAISFALYGLMRKLANVESLAGLMFETVLLIPFVLYYLISIELQGTASFMHVNALTDMYLVGAGIITSLPLVWFAYAACRLRLTTLGLLQYISPSLAFLQGVFLFNEPFSMGHLFTFMFIWSALALYSGEGWLQRSRQSLHAEKV